In a single window of the Metopolophium dirhodum isolate CAU chromosome 2, ASM1992520v1, whole genome shotgun sequence genome:
- the LOC132939321 gene encoding E3 SUMO-protein ligase KIAA1586-like: MLSCILQSRKTTLMRAQSEINRTIRILESLKAEPGEKEKEIIEAIQKGINKGVNITMTKSGGINRLQFLQNLVDRMRQRLFDDSKNKTMLEDIQVIDEVFKVATNDAKGEDEVKRVSRTLGFSEFESVVDFRSRNVFSSFIKALNILPTSTADCERGFSDMNLTITDLRTRLNIENVSDLMFISINGPSVADFNPRPYIKIWLRDHRSAVSTPRGKERKEIDDENKMQKLFFNNLFN, encoded by the exons ATGTTATCTTGTATATTACAGTCCAGAAAAACAACTCTAATGCGTGCCCAGTCGGAGATAAATAGAACGATTAGAATTTTAGAAAGTCTGAAAGCTGAACCTGGGGAAAAAGAAAAGGAAATTATAGAAGCTATTCAGAAAGGAATTAACAAAGGTGTCAATATTACAATGACAAAATCAGGAGGGATTAACAGGTTAcaatttttgcaaaatttagTAGACAGAATGCGTCAACGCTTATTTGAtgactcaaaaaataaaacaatgctaGAAGACATTCag gtaattgaTGAAGTGTTCAAAGTAGCAACTAATGATGCAAAGGGAGAAGATGAAGTTAAAAGAGTATCACGGACATTAGGTTTTTCTGAATTTGAAAGTGTAGTTGACTTCCGTTCAAGAAATGTTTTTTCTAGTTTCATCAAAGCATTAAATATACTCCCAACTTCAACAGCTGATTGTGAACGAGGGTTTTCCGATATGAATTTGACAATAACTGATTTAAGGACTagattaaacattgaaaatgtgTCAGATTTGATGTTCATCTCTATCAATGGCCCTTCAGTTGCAGATTTTAATCCTAgaccttatattaaaatttggttAAGAGATCACCGTTCTGCCGTTTCCACTCCTAGAGGTAAAGAAAGAAAAGAAATAGACGACGAAAATAAGAtgcagaaattattttttaacaatttatttaattaa